From the genome of Halomonas sp. I5-271120, one region includes:
- the glmS gene encoding glutamine--fructose-6-phosphate transaminase (isomerizing), with product MCGIVAAVAERNVQGILLEGLKRLEYRGYDSAGMAVLTAEGRLERQRAAGKVAALEACLDTSPLAGSVGIAHTRWATHGKPSEHNAHPHQSGDSLAVVHNGIIENFEALKAELEGQGYAFTSETDTEVIAHLVGREFTLGQDLLAAVQRVLATLDGAYALGVIHRGEPDTLIGARKGSPLVVGVGIEEAFLASDPLALLQVTDRFIYLQEGDVVRLRRGGSIEIFDAAGHAVERPIQVFEHGDGAASKGEYRHFMLKEIYEQPQVIAATLEGRLGERSALIESFGNGAEELLSKAKQVHIVACGTSYHAGLVARYWLEQYAGIPTQVEVASEFRYRRVVVPEGTLFVTLSQSGETADTLAALRFARELGYLGSLAICNVPGSSLVRESDLTLMTQAGPEIGVASTKAFTTQLAALMLLTLGLGKVNGMDEARQAEIVTALRGLPTLMGRVLGLDGEIESLSTAFAEKHHALFLGRGAHFPIALEGALKLKEISYIHAEAYPAGELKHGPLALVDSEMPVISVAPNDALLDKLKSNLQEVRARGGELYVFADESVGLEEAEGLHVLRLPHIDEALAPILYTLPLQLLSYHVAVLKGTDVDQPRNLAKSVTVE from the coding sequence ATGTGTGGAATCGTCGCAGCGGTCGCCGAGCGTAACGTCCAGGGCATTCTGCTCGAAGGCCTGAAACGCCTCGAGTACCGGGGCTATGACTCGGCCGGGATGGCCGTACTGACGGCCGAGGGGCGTCTCGAACGCCAGCGCGCCGCCGGCAAGGTGGCGGCCCTGGAAGCCTGCCTCGATACCTCGCCGCTGGCCGGCAGCGTGGGCATTGCCCATACCCGCTGGGCGACTCACGGCAAGCCTAGCGAGCACAATGCTCATCCCCATCAGTCCGGCGACAGCCTGGCAGTAGTTCACAACGGCATCATCGAGAACTTCGAGGCGCTCAAGGCCGAACTCGAGGGGCAGGGCTATGCCTTTACCTCAGAGACCGACACCGAGGTCATCGCCCATCTGGTCGGTCGGGAGTTTACCCTCGGTCAGGATCTGTTGGCGGCGGTGCAGCGCGTGCTGGCGACGCTGGACGGCGCCTATGCGCTGGGCGTGATTCACCGCGGTGAGCCCGATACCCTGATCGGCGCCCGCAAGGGCAGCCCGCTGGTGGTCGGCGTGGGCATCGAGGAGGCCTTCCTGGCCTCCGATCCGCTGGCGCTGCTGCAGGTCACCGACCGCTTCATCTATCTGCAGGAGGGTGACGTGGTGCGCCTGCGGCGAGGCGGCAGCATCGAAATCTTTGATGCCGCCGGCCATGCCGTCGAGCGGCCGATCCAGGTCTTCGAGCACGGTGACGGCGCCGCCAGCAAGGGCGAGTATCGCCACTTCATGCTCAAGGAAATCTACGAGCAGCCCCAGGTGATCGCGGCGACGCTCGAGGGCCGTCTGGGTGAGCGCAGCGCACTGATCGAGAGCTTCGGCAACGGCGCCGAGGAACTGCTCTCGAAGGCCAAACAGGTGCACATCGTCGCCTGCGGCACCAGCTATCATGCGGGTCTGGTGGCGCGCTACTGGCTCGAGCAGTACGCCGGCATTCCCACCCAGGTCGAGGTGGCCTCGGAGTTCCGCTACCGCCGGGTGGTGGTGCCCGAGGGCACCCTGTTCGTGACCCTGTCACAGTCCGGCGAGACCGCCGACACCCTGGCCGCGCTGCGTTTTGCCCGCGAGCTCGGCTACTTGGGAAGCCTTGCAATTTGCAACGTGCCCGGCAGCTCCTTGGTGCGGGAATCAGACCTCACACTGATGACCCAGGCCGGCCCCGAGATCGGCGTAGCCTCGACCAAGGCCTTCACTACCCAGCTTGCCGCCCTGATGCTGCTGACGCTGGGCCTTGGCAAGGTGAATGGCATGGACGAGGCTCGCCAGGCCGAGATCGTAACGGCCCTGCGCGGCCTGCCCACCTTGATGGGCCGCGTGCTGGGACTCGACGGCGAGATCGAGTCATTGTCCACGGCCTTCGCCGAGAAGCACCACGCGCTCTTTCTGGGCCGTGGCGCCCACTTCCCGATCGCCCTGGAAGGCGCGCTCAAGCTCAAGGAAATCTCCTACATCCACGCCGAGGCCTATCCCGCCGGCGAGCTCAAGCACGGCCCGCTGGCGCTGGTCGACAGCGAGATGCCGGTGATTTCGGTGGCCCCCAACGACGCCCTGCTCGACAAGCTCAAGTCGAACCTGCAGGAAGTGCGAGCCCGGGGCGGCGAGCTTTATGTGTTCGCCGACGAGAGCGTGGGCCTCGAGGAAGCCGAGGGCCTGCATGTGCTTCGCCTGCCGCACATCGACGAGGCTCTGGCGCCGATCCTCTACACCCTGCCGCTGCAGCTGCTGTCCTACCATGTCGCGGTGCTCAAGGGCACCGACGTCGACCAGCCGCGTAACCTTGCTAAGTCGGTGACCGTCGAATAG
- a CDS encoding VOC family protein — translation MTTPSLVSPDEIRDRFSKAMSAMYQAEVPQYETLLALVEDVNRETLARNSALAERLEAHDELNRLGVERHGAIRVGTAAELAMLRRLFAVMGMHPVGYYDLSEAGVPVHSTAFRPIDDAALSRNPFRVFTSLLRLELIESPTLRERAAAILAERDIFTGGARELIALSESQGGLSNAQAERFVAEALETFRWHTDATVDLATYEALHAEHRLIADVVCFRGPHINHLTPRTLDIDEVQKRMPAAGMNAKDIIEGPPRRDCPILLRQTSFKALEEPTHFKGEGQGTHTARFGEIEQRGVALTGKGRALYDRLLGASREKTRGLANETHQQALAEVFGEFPDDEATLRREELAFFEYRLTDAGRTPHAGHETDLEALIEQGLVTARPITYEDFLPVSAAGIFQSNLGGEQSDAYAGHANREAFEAALGAAVTDELALYAERETASKARVLKTLGHATAD, via the coding sequence ATGACTACACCGTCTCTCGTTTCTCCCGATGAGATCCGCGACCGCTTTTCGAAGGCGATGTCGGCCATGTATCAGGCCGAGGTGCCCCAGTACGAGACGCTACTCGCGCTGGTGGAAGACGTGAATCGCGAGACCCTCGCGCGCAACAGCGCGCTTGCCGAGCGACTCGAGGCTCATGACGAGCTGAATCGCCTCGGGGTCGAGCGCCACGGCGCCATTCGGGTCGGCACCGCGGCGGAGCTTGCTATGCTGCGCCGGCTGTTCGCGGTGATGGGCATGCACCCGGTCGGTTACTACGATCTCTCCGAGGCCGGGGTGCCGGTGCATTCCACCGCCTTTCGGCCCATCGATGATGCCGCCCTCTCCCGTAACCCCTTCCGGGTCTTCACCTCGCTGCTGCGCCTGGAGCTGATCGAGAGCCCCACACTTCGCGAGCGCGCCGCAGCGATCCTCGCCGAGCGCGATATCTTCACCGGCGGCGCCAGAGAATTGATCGCGCTCAGCGAATCCCAGGGCGGTCTCAGCAATGCCCAGGCCGAGCGCTTCGTCGCCGAGGCACTGGAGACCTTTCGCTGGCATACCGACGCGACCGTGGACCTCGCCACCTATGAGGCGCTGCACGCCGAGCATCGGCTGATCGCCGACGTGGTCTGCTTCCGCGGCCCGCACATCAACCACCTGACGCCGCGCACCCTGGATATCGACGAGGTCCAGAAGCGCATGCCGGCCGCCGGCATGAACGCCAAGGACATCATCGAGGGGCCGCCCCGTCGCGACTGCCCGATCCTGCTGCGCCAGACCAGCTTCAAGGCCCTTGAGGAACCGACTCACTTCAAGGGCGAAGGCCAAGGCACACACACCGCCCGCTTCGGCGAGATCGAACAGCGCGGCGTGGCGCTGACCGGCAAGGGCCGGGCGCTTTATGACCGCCTGCTTGGCGCCTCCCGGGAAAAGACCCGCGGACTCGCCAACGAAACCCACCAGCAGGCACTGGCCGAGGTTTTCGGCGAGTTTCCGGATGATGAGGCGACCCTGCGTCGCGAGGAGCTGGCTTTCTTCGAGTACCGCCTCACCGACGCCGGGCGCACGCCCCATGCAGGCCATGAAACGGATCTGGAAGCACTGATCGAGCAGGGGCTGGTAACGGCCCGACCGATCACCTATGAGGACTTCCTGCCGGTCAGTGCGGCGGGCATCTTTCAGTCGAATCTCGGCGGGGAACAGAGCGACGCCTATGCCGGCCACGCCAACCGCGAGGCCTTCGAAGCCGCGCTGGGGGCCGCCGTTACCGATGAGCTCGCGCTCTACGCTGAGCGCGAGACCGCCTCAAAGGCCAGAGTGCTGAAGACCCTGGGCCACGCCACGGCAGACTGA
- a CDS encoding LysR substrate-binding domain-containing protein — protein MTARHLPSTTTLQCFEAAARHMSFTRAAEELSLTQSAVSKQVAQLEHYLQHKLFRRVRRSLVLTPEGSLYLTDVRKILAQIEMSANTIMTYSGHSEVLRVATLPTFGTSWLTAHLPAFFEAYPRISLNVTDRVQAFDLEQEDIDVAFFHGHGRWPNLECHKLFDEQVVAIGSPSYLDRLRLDSATDLIEARLLHLSTRPDAWHRWFAEQGITTHRSYHGTRFETFQMLMSTVMAGGGLALVPRFLVEDELAAGRLCCAWPHVLEGPDAYYLVYPEPLGELAKVRHFVSHILACARRT, from the coding sequence ATGACGGCCCGTCATCTGCCTTCGACCACCACCCTGCAATGCTTCGAGGCAGCGGCCCGCCATATGAGTTTCACACGGGCCGCCGAGGAACTGAGCCTGACCCAGAGTGCGGTCAGCAAGCAGGTCGCGCAGCTTGAACACTACCTTCAGCACAAGCTGTTTCGGCGCGTGCGGCGCTCGCTGGTGCTGACGCCTGAGGGCTCCTTGTACCTTACTGACGTGCGCAAGATATTGGCGCAGATCGAAATGTCGGCCAATACCATCATGACCTACAGCGGGCATAGCGAGGTGTTGCGGGTGGCGACCCTGCCGACCTTCGGCACGTCCTGGCTGACGGCTCATCTGCCGGCCTTCTTCGAGGCGTATCCGCGCATCAGCCTGAATGTCACCGATCGAGTGCAGGCCTTCGATCTCGAGCAGGAAGACATCGATGTGGCCTTCTTCCACGGCCATGGCCGCTGGCCCAACCTGGAATGCCACAAGCTGTTCGATGAACAGGTCGTGGCGATTGGTTCGCCGAGCTACCTCGACCGGTTGCGCCTGGATTCGGCTACGGACCTGATCGAGGCGCGCCTGCTGCATCTCTCCACTCGCCCCGATGCGTGGCATCGCTGGTTTGCCGAACAGGGCATCACCACCCATCGCAGCTACCATGGAACGCGTTTCGAGACCTTCCAGATGCTGATGAGCACCGTGATGGCAGGAGGCGGCCTGGCGCTAGTGCCGCGTTTCCTGGTCGAGGATGAGCTGGCCGCAGGGCGGCTGTGCTGCGCCTGGCCTCATGTTCTCGAGGGACCGGATGCCTACTACCTGGTCTACCCGGAACCTCTTGGCGAACTCGCCAAGGTACGTCACTTTGTATCGCATATTCTGGCCTGCGCCCGCAGGACCTGA
- a CDS encoding DUF72 domain-containing protein, giving the protein MWANEEWRGGLYPPHGSQGDRLPDYARVFSTVEGNTTFYSGTPRADTVAAWARQAPADFRFCFKLPGALTHERRLTGIEADVDDFLAALSPLHDRLGPVMIQLPRDFGLEELPRLEALLERWPASIPASVEVRHPEFFHKGNAEAALNRLLITHGVDRVMLDVRPLFATPAGDDARLARAQSEKPKRPLHVISTAQQPVVRFIGHFDATINEARFTPWVDRLCLWIKQGKTPFLFVHTPDNRQAPALARACHDRLAARLALTPLAPFPGERQASLF; this is encoded by the coding sequence ATGTGGGCCAACGAGGAGTGGCGCGGCGGGCTCTATCCGCCTCATGGAAGCCAGGGCGATCGCCTGCCGGACTATGCGCGGGTTTTCTCCACGGTGGAGGGCAACACCACCTTCTATAGCGGCACACCCCGTGCCGACACCGTGGCTGCCTGGGCCCGTCAGGCACCGGCGGATTTCCGTTTCTGTTTCAAGTTGCCCGGCGCCCTGACCCATGAACGGCGCTTGACCGGCATCGAGGCCGACGTTGATGATTTTCTCGCGGCACTCTCGCCGCTGCACGATCGCCTCGGGCCGGTGATGATTCAGCTGCCACGGGACTTCGGGCTTGAGGAGTTACCGAGACTCGAGGCATTACTGGAGCGCTGGCCCGCCAGCATTCCCGCCAGTGTCGAAGTCCGTCACCCCGAATTTTTCCACAAGGGGAACGCCGAGGCGGCTCTCAACCGATTGTTGATAACTCATGGGGTGGATCGAGTAATGCTTGACGTGCGGCCCTTGTTTGCTACGCCTGCGGGGGATGATGCGCGGCTGGCTAGAGCGCAGAGCGAAAAGCCCAAACGCCCATTACACGTGATCTCAACGGCACAACAGCCGGTGGTGCGCTTCATTGGTCACTTCGATGCGACCATCAATGAGGCCCGTTTTACGCCTTGGGTTGACAGGCTATGCCTGTGGATAAAACAGGGGAAAACCCCTTTTCTCTTTGTGCATACACCCGACAATCGACAGGCGCCGGCCCTGGCAAGAGCCTGTCATGATCGCCTCGCTGCGCGGCTTGCACTAACCCCTTTGGCCCCCTTTCCCGGCGAGCGCCAGGCGAGCCTTTTCTAG